The proteins below are encoded in one region of Telopea speciosissima isolate NSW1024214 ecotype Mountain lineage chromosome 10, Tspe_v1, whole genome shotgun sequence:
- the LOC122643014 gene encoding uncharacterized protein LOC122643014 has translation MRGLSKLGTGLTVVFVVGLLLLLAEVFYVVWYRRRFRRRSATVESEASGEPYTTTDTNHYNTFSSKELMYLFCWNNQSRIEPASPPTAPSMDQEDISSESDNPLKWHVLYGQSRLLFTIKEEEKEDLESEKSSSAERKPNPENRRVSLSECFERAQEELPVETESTPFSTPCASPPYYTPSPSPTRDAGEECFVSLHVTGC, from the coding sequence ATGAGAGGCCTAAGCAAGCTTGGGACTGGCTTGACCGTAGTCTTCGTGGTCGGTCTCCTTCTTCTACTCGCCGAGGTCTTTTACGTCGTCTGGTACCGGCGTAGATTCCGACGACGGAGCGCCACCGTGGAATCTGAGGCTTCCGGTGAACCTTACACCACCACCGACACTAACCACTACAACACTTTTTCTTCGAAGGAGCTAATGTACTTATTCTGTTGGAATAACCAATCTAGGATTGAACCAGCCTCACCTCCGACAGCTCCCTCCATGGACCAAGAAGACATTTCGTCGGAATCCGATAACCCTTTGAAATGGCATGTGTTGTACGGTCAATCACGGCTTTTGTTTACgatcaaggaagaagagaaggaggattTGGAGTCCGAGAAATCTTCTTCGGCAGAGCGGAAGCCGAACCCGGAAAACAGAAGGGTTTCTCTAAGCGAATGTTTTGAGAGAGCCCAAGAAGAACTACCGGTGGAGACAGAAAGTACTCCATTTTCGACGCCTTGTGCTTCGCCTCCTTATTACACGCCATCGCCTTCTCCTACTCGTGATGCCGGCGAAGAGTGTTTTGTCAGCTTACATGTTACCGGCTGTTAA